The following proteins are encoded in a genomic region of Oryza brachyantha chromosome 11, ObraRS2, whole genome shotgun sequence:
- the LOC102722816 gene encoding uncharacterized protein LOC102722816, which yields MGRLLLIPLSACLFSTLLLAQAMSATPLKVSTTPIFPAISRDKMNKDFQVLLNIEAPPAANSHVPIDVVVVLDVSGSMNDPVVSSPAPESSHASRLDVLKAAMRFVVRTLDEGDRLSIVAFNDGLVKEYSTGLLDISGDGRSIAGRKVEQLEARGGTALMPALEKAIRILDERAGNSRSRLGFILLLTDGDDTSGFRWSRDAIHGALSRYPVHTFGLGSAHDPEPLLHIAQESRGTYSFVEDENLDKIAGSLAVCVGGLKTVAAVDTRVTLKAVELSGARIERIDSGGFESRVACGGASGEVVIGVLYAGEVKSFVVHLNVPASSSSSAECGYCDGDTATVCDFLHHCHHFRQQHLLDVGCKYAHAPGAAAVSIDGDGVFVQRPEVGAVAVDGNRPVVLPSPVVLQHLVRFELLELVAGVAESEMLVKATKQPHGNSRAGDVLQSKWEEFRRGRQFWGGVELDGVAKEVDAMVSSLGRGLGYVGSWVSSQQMQRATAMGSPDKVVAEFLTPAMVTTLEKAQKLPPPAAISGCAGAGAGDDDLYEVIGQRLELWSKVRREAPLMYKPSSSSSEEEELMTALFREASLEAIDRAMHRDIYLAVVHASNQRRLYDGRNDRAPGR from the exons ATGGGGCGGCTCTTGTTGATTCCTCTGTCGGCATGCCTCTTCTCCACGCTATTGCTCGCACag GCGATGAGTGCAACTCCATTGAAAGTGAGTACCACACCCATCTTCCCTGCAATCTCCAGAGATAAGATGAACAAGGACTTCCAGGTGCTACTGAACATCGAGGCGCCACCAGCAGCCAATAGCCATGTCCCCATCGACGTCGTCGTGGTGCTTGATGTCAGCGGTAGCATGAATGATCCGGTggtgtcgtcgccggcgccggagagcaGCCATGCGTCGAGGTTAGATGTGCTTAAGGCGGCCATGAGGTTCGTCGTCAGGACGCTTGACGAGGGTGACCGCCTGTCCATTGTGGCATTTAACGACGGACTGGTCAAAGAATACAGCACCGGTTTGCTGGACATTTCCGGTGATGGCCGGAGCATCGCCGGAAGAAAGGTCGAACAACTCGAGGCTCGCGGTGGCACCGCACTAATGCCAGCCTTGGAGAAGGCCATCAGG ATCCTGGATGAGCGAGCAGGCAACAGCCGGAGCCGCCTAGGATTCATCCTCCTCCtgaccgacggcgacgacacgagCGGGTTCCGGTGGAGCCGCGATGCCATCCATGGCGCCCTCAGCAGGTACCCGGTTCACACCTTCGGCCTGGGCTCGGCGCACGACCCGGAGCCGCTGCTCCACATCGCGCAAGAATCACGGGGCACCTACTCCTTCGTCGAGGACGAGAACCTGGACAAGATCGCCGGCTCCCTCGCCGTGTGCGTCGGTGGGCTCAagaccgtcgccgccgtcgacacGCGCGTCACCCTCAAGGCCGTGGAGCTAAGCGGCGCGAGGATAGAGCGCATCGACTCAGGGGGCTTCGAGAGCCGCGTCGCCTGCGGCGGGGCCTCCGGCGAGGTCGTCATCGGCGTCCTCTACGCTGGCGAGGTGAAGAGCTTCGTCGTCCACCTCAACGTGcctgcgtcgtcgtcgtcgtccgcggAGTGTGGTTACTGCGACGGCGACACCGCCACGGTCTGCGACTTTCTCCATCATTGTCACCATTTTCGCCAGCAGCACCTGCTCGACGTGGGCTGCAAATACGCCCACGCTCCGGGTGCCGCGGCGGTATCCATCGATGGAGACGGCGTGTTCGTCCAAAGGCCCGAGGTgggtgccgtcgccgtcgacggcaaTCGACCGGtcgtcctcccctcccctgttGTGCTGCAGCACCTGGTCCGGTTCGAGCTGCTGGAGCtagtcgccggcgtcgccgaaAGTGAGATGCTGGTCAAGGCGACGAAGCAGCCTCACGGTAACTcgcgcgccggcgacgttCTGCAGAGCAAGTGGGAGGAGTTCCGGAGAGGTCGGCAGTTCTGGGGCGGAGTGGAGCtggacggcgtcgcgaaggagGTGGACGCCATGGTGAGCAGCCTCGGGAGGGGACTAGGCTACGTCGGCTCGTGGGTGTCGAGCCAGCAGATGCAGCGCGCCACCGCAATGGGCTCGCCGGACAAGGTGGTCGCTGAGTTCCTGACACCGGCGATGGTGACAACGCTGGAGAAGGCGCAGAAGCTGCCGCCTCCAGCTGCGATTTCtggctgcgccggcgccggcgccggcgatgacGATCTGTACGAGGTGATCGGACAGCGGCTGGAGCTGTGGTCCAAGGTGAGGAGGGAGGCGCCGCTGATGTacaagccgtcgtcgtcgtcgtcggaagAGGAGGAGCTGATGACGGCCTTGTTCCGGGAGGCGTCGCTGGAGGCCATCGACAGAGCGATGCACCGCGACATCTACCTG GCAGTAGTTCATGCGAGCAACCAGAGGCGATTATACGACGGTCGCAACGATCGGGCTCCGGGGAGATAG
- the LOC102699268 gene encoding disease resistance protein Pik-1-like: protein MDVTVSAATGALAPVLVKLADLLKTEDRNLLGGSRRDAEFIISELDAVKCSIHPSWDFDAACKADLLTEVRELSYDVDDAVDDLYLEPRGDEITNPFDELKTRVEHLSKWKLPVTSRPPSSVHRREPGLLPASTELVGMDERKEELIKLLEQGVDRGSSDASRWRKGKPHFPLRISRRRMAPPFHIRIVIKVAMDSNKSRSKAMRLIASMRGVLSVTIVGDDRDQLVVFADDLDIIKLVTAIRKKVGYAELVQISENLEVVEETKTMPAAVNSTCEFDKVNTVCILGFAGGGKTTVAKELYDALGTKFQCRIFVSVSPIPSSPKTTEILADILQALGVTDTPSTPYGGTGTSNQQHIVDNISAFLVDKKYLIVIDDIWHWDEWEVIRKSIPKNDLGGRIIITTRLNSIAEKCHADDNDVFVYEVGDLDNNDALLLSERKAIDSGTHNRIRIGEDNPCYDIVNMCYGMPLALICLSSALAGRIEELGDDEAKKWRALRHIEDGILDIPSLKPLAENLCLGYEHLPLHLRTLLLYCSAYNWSDTHTHRIERGRLVWRWVAEGFVSEEKEAEGYFEELINRGWIKQHGCYYGRSIKRDGDSNSYIYYEIHPVMLAFLRCNSKEYNFVTCLGLGSDNTSSTSASSPRLIRRLALQQGYPVDFLSSSMSMDVSYTRSLVVLGEVTGLRFDSFKRLRVLDLEDNEDMEDSHLQGICEQLSLRLRYLGLKGTRISKLPREIRKLKHLEILYVGSTQISELPQEIEELKHLRVLDVRATKISALPRQIEELQERLQTLDAAYTSITELPPQIGKLQNLKTLSLRNTQVRELPKEIGELKNLQTLNLRNTQVRELPPEIGELKHLQTLDVRKTRVRELPWQCGRMSQSFRVLAGDSDEHVQLPIGVSEALVNNGEVQCKDIVLSIAILDRFGPPLDEGIFKVPGTHMAIPDFIKHYFRVLSCLDIRLCHKLEDHDQEFLAQMPCLRTLVLRFEALPREHITIKDTGFHTLERFRVDSRVPRITFQRGAMPSLIHLEFKFYVGLPSDDPVGIHHLLSLETVVFRCSEWYSSDAPGIKATIDVVKKEAKEHRNRISLRIINGSDEKISSIEKHTSSENIGSSSATSGVLDTHQDNNDLLPIRMTEEKGVHGGGTCSTCGRSSTIQDETIQDRVTAIDLFGPELNNYGNASHN, encoded by the exons ATGGACGTAACCGTAAGCGCAGCCACGGGAGCCTTGGCGCCCGTGCTGGTGAAGCTGGCCGATTTGCTGAAAACCGAGGACCGCAATCTTCTGGGCGGGAGCCGGAGAGACGCAGAGTTCATCATATCCGAGCTGGATGCCGTGAAGTGCTCTATCCATCCGAGTTGGGATTTCGATGCGGCGTGCAAGGCTGACCTGCTTACGGAGGTGCGGGAGCTGTCCTACGACGTGGATGATGCCGTCGACGACTTATATTTGGAGCCCAGGGGCGACGAAATCACAAACCCTTTCGATGAGCTCAAGACAAGAGTTGAGCATCTCTCCAAATGGAAGCTACCGGTGACAAGCCGTCCTCCGTCGTCAGTACACCGTCGAGAACCTGGCTTGCTGCCAGCATCTACAGAGCTCGTGGGAATGGACGAACGCAAGGAAGAGCTCATTAAATTGCTGGAGCAAGGTGTAGACAGAGGGAGCAGTGACGCTTCACGATGGCGCAAGGGAAAACCACATTTCCCGCTCAGGATAAGTAGGCGGCGAATGgcacctccatttcatatc CGAATCGTGATCAAGGTTGCCATGGACAGCAATAAGTCCCGTTCAAAAGCAATGCGATTAATTGCAAGCATGAGGGGAGTGTTGTCAGTTACGATCGTCGGTGATGACAGAGACCAGCTCGTGGTGTTCGCTGATGACTTGGACATCATCAAGCTGGTGACTGCGATCCGGAAGAAGGTGGGCTATGCGGAGTTGGTGCAGATCAGCGAGAAtttggaggtggtggaggagacAAAGACGATGCCTGCTGCTGTCAACTCCACATGTGAATTTGACAAGGTGAACACAGTATGCATCCTTGGATTTGCTGGTGGAGGCAAGACAACGGTTGCCAAAGAATTATATGACGCATTGGGAACGAAATTCCAATGCAGAATTTTTGTGTCAGTCTCTCCAATTCCAAGTTCTCCCAAAACCACGGAGATTCTTGCAGACATTTTGCAAGCACTAGGAGTAACTGATACTCCTAGCACACCATATGGTGGGACCGGAACATCGAACCAACAACATATCGTCGACAACATATCAGCTTTTCTCGTCGACAAAAA GTATCTCATTGTAATTGATGACATTTGGCATTGGGATGAATGGGAAGTCATCAGAAAGTCCATTCCCAAGAATGATCTAGGTGGTAGAATAATCATTACTACTCGTCTTAATTCAATAGCTGAGAAGTGCCACGCTGATGACAATGATGTGTTTGTCTACGAAGTTGGAGACCTAGATAATAATGATGCTTTGTTGTTGTCTGAGAGGAAAGCAATAGACTCTGGCACGCACAACAGGATCAGAATTGGAGAGGATAACCCATGCTATGATATTGTGAACATGTGTTACGGTATGCCTTTAGCACTAATTTGTCTGTCATCAGCATTGGCAGGAAGGATAGAAGAATTAGGTGATGATGAAGCGAAAAAATGGAGGGCTTTGAGACACATAGAGGATGGTATTTTGGACATCCCATCCTTAAAACCATTGGCAGAGAATTTATGCCTTGGTTATGAGCATCTTCCTCTTCACCTAAGGACTTTGCTGTTGTACTGTAGTGCATACAATTGGtctgacacacacacacacagaatCGAAAGGGGTCGTCTGGTCTGGAGGTGGGTTGCAGAAGGATTTGTTTCAGAAGAGAAAGAAGCAGAAGGTTACTTTGAGGAGCTTATAAACAGAGGATGGATTAAACAGCATGGATGCTACTATGGGAGATCAATTAAGCGGGACGGAGACAGCAACAGTTACATTTACTATGAAATCCACCCGGTGATGCTGGCCTTCCTCAGATGTAACTCCAAGGAGTACAATTTTGTAACATGCTTGGGTCTGGGTTCTGATAACACTAGCAGTACTAGTGCATCCTCCCCAAGGTTGATTCGTCGTTTGGCTCTTCAGCAGGGGTATCCAGTGGACTTCTTGTCAAGTAGTATGAGCATGGATGTGTCGTACACTCGCAGCCTTGTCGTGCTTGGTGAAGTGACGGGACTCAGATTCGATAGTTTTAAACGCCTGCGAGTGTTGGACCTAGAAGATAATGAGGATATGGAGGATTCTCACCTGCAAGGCATATGTGAACAGTTAAGCCTCAGACTGAGGTACCTGGGTCTCAAGGGAACACGGATCAGTAAGCTCCCTCGGGAGATCAGGAAGCTGAAACATTTGGAGATTTTGTATGTGGGGAGCACTCAGATCAGCGAGCTTCCGCAAGAGATTGAGGAGCTGAAGCACCTGCGGGTTCTGGATGTGAGGGCCACGAAGATCAGTGCGCTGCCACGCCAGATCGAGGAGCTGCAGGAGCGTCTGCAAACTCTTGACGCCGCGTACACGTCTATCACTGAGCTCCCGCCGCAGATTGGCAAGCTGCAGAATCTAAAGACTCTGAGCCTGAGGAACACGCAGGTCAGAGAGCTCCCAAAGGAGATCGGGGAGCTGAAGAATCTGCAGACTCTGAACCTGAGGAACACGCAGGTCAGAGAGCTCCCACCGGAGATCGGGGAGCTGAAGCATCTCCAGACTCTGGACGTGAGGAAAACGAGAGTCAGAGAGCTGCCATGGCAATGTGGCCGGATGTCCCAATCATTTCGCGTGCTCGCTGGTGACAGTGATGAGCATGTGCAACTGCCCATAGGCGTCAGCGAAGCTCTGGTTAACAATGGCGAAGTTCAGTGTAAGGATATTGTTCTGTCCATCGCCATTCTCGATCGTTTCGGGCCTCCCCTTGATGAAGGGATATTCAAGGTCCCCGGTACGCACATGGCTATCCCGGATTTCATCAAACATTACTTCCGCGTTCTTTCTTGCCTAGACATCAGGCTCTGCCACAAGCTAGAGGACCATGACCAAGAGTTTCTCGCCCAAATGCCCTGCCTGCGGACGCTTGTCCTGAGGTTCGAGGCCCTACCAAGGGAGCACATAACCATCAAAGACACAGGCTTCCATACGCTGGAGAGGTTCCGAGTCGACAGCCGGGTGCCACGGATAACCTTCCAACGAGGAGCCATGCCCAGCCTCATACATCTTGAGTTCAAGTTCTACGTCGGCCTGCCAAGCGATGATCCTGTGGGCATCCATCACCTGCTCAGCCTCGAAACGGTGGTCTTCCGCTGCTCCGAATGGTATAGCAGCGACGCCCCGGGCATCAAGGCAACCATTGACGTCGTCAAGAAAGAAGCCAAGGAGCATCGCAACAGGATCAGCCTTCGCATTATCAATGGCTCTGACGAGAAAATATCATCAATTGAGAAACACACGAGCAGTGAAAATATTGGTAGCAGCAGTGCGACTAGTGGGGTACTTGATACACACCAAGATAATAATGACCTTCTGCCGATCAGGATGACCGAAGAAAAAGGGGTTCATGGTGGTGGCACTTGTTCTACGTGCGGCCGAAGCAGTACAATCCAAGATGAAACCATACAAGATCGAGTAACAGCTATTGATCTGTTCGGGCCCGAGCTTAACAACTATGGAAATGCAAGCCACAACTAA
- the LOC102721403 gene encoding LOW QUALITY PROTEIN: disease resistance protein Pik-2-like (The sequence of the model RefSeq protein was modified relative to this genomic sequence to represent the inferred CDS: inserted 1 base in 1 codon), with amino-acid sequence MELVVGASEATMKSLLGKLGNLLAQEYALISGVRGDIQYINDELASMQAFLRDLSTVPEGHSHDHRMKDWMKQIRDIAYDVEDCIDDFAHRLPQDSISAAKCSFXIASNIAELKVRAQQIADRRNRYGVNNPEHGDSSNSTRTHVAAYDIAEYQVTSPQIIGTKEPVGMTDVIDQLEGWLTSPQAEKGRAVLSIVGFGGVGKTTIATALYSKVSGKFQCRASVSVSQNYDQDTVLRSILNQVSNQEQGSSITFSDKKTPTSGTKSTLKTALSLLGRYCICQPGNNGSPDKTQMTPETMDYQLLLQELKKRLNEKSYILLIDDIWSAKTWESIIAFLPENNKASKIIVTSRFQAVGSTCSASGTDRLHTVGYLTDNASKKLFKTSLFESRIRKDSKKVDEQLPEEIWKICGGLPLAIVTMAGLVACNPSKPDCDWRKLSKSLFPETVTSLTLEGVKRILDCCYNDLTADLKTCLLYLSIFPKGCKISRKRLTRRWIAEGFASEKQGLIEDGVAETYFNQLTIRNLIRPVEHGSNGKMTAPSNKVRRLSMQTSGSKQGSSTKGLNLAQVRSLTVFGNLNHVPFHSFNYGIIQILDLEGWKGLNERHMTEICQMLVLKYLSIRRTEVAKIPSKIQKLEYLETLDIRETYVEELPKSVGQLKRISSILGGNKKTQKGLRFPQEKSKKQVINPSSQGNTKEPAKKGFLSQEKGKGAMNALRVLTGIEIVEEPSAVAAGLHQLTGLKKLAIYKLNISKDSDTFRELRSSIEYLGSCGLQTLAINDENSDFINSLDELSAPPRYLVALELSGKLKKLPQWIKRITTLNKLTISVTVLRTETFKTLHTLHSLFSLTFALSAVKQDQDIIKDIIEDNKLESDGEIVVPGGGFKSLKLLRFFAPFVPKLSFSDKNAMPALEIIEMQFKDFEGLFGIEILENLREVHLKVGNGAEEITKFLVNDLKNNTEKPKVFVDGIVTA; translated from the exons ATGGAGTTGGTGGTAGGTGCTTCCGAAGCCACCATGAAATCTCTCTTAGGCAAGCTGGGTAACCTTCTTGCCCAGGAGTATGCTCTGATAAGCGGTGTACGTGGTGACATCCAGTACATCAATGATGAGCTTGCCAGCATGCAAGCCTTCCTCCGTGACCTCAGCACTGTGCCAGAGGGTCACAGTCATGACCACCGCATGAAAGACTGGATGAAGCAGATCCGAGACATAGCCTATGACGTTGAGGACTGCATTGATGACTTTGCCCACCGCCTCCCTCAAGATTCCATTAGTGCTGCCAAATGCTCCT CTATTGCTTCAAACATTGCTGAACTCAAGGTACGGGCGCAACAGATCGCCGATCGACGCAATAGATATGGAGTAAACAACCCAGAACACGGtgacagcagcaacagcactCGAACCCATGTTGCTGCTTATGACATTGCTGAGTATCAGGTCACAAGCCCTCAGATCATCGGTACAAAGGAACCTGTGGGTATGACGGATGTCATCGATCAGCTTGAGGGTTGGTTAACCAGTCCTCAAGCTGAAAAGGGGCGAGCTGTTCTGTCCATAGTTGGTTTCGGCGGTGTGGGAAAGACCACCATTGCCACAGCATTGTACAGTAAAGTCAGTGGTAAATTTCAGTGTCGGGCATCAGTCTCTGTTTCTCAGAACTATGACCAAGACACAGTGCTCAGGAGTATTCTGAATCAAGTCAGCAATCAGGAGCAGGGTAGCAGCATAACATTTAGTGACAAAAAAACCCCCACTTCAGGCACTAAAAGCACGTTGAAGACAGCCCTGTCACTGCTTGGACGATACTGTATATGTCAGCCAGGTAACAATGGAAGCCCTGATAAGACACAGATGACACCGGAAACAATGGACTATCAACTACTCCTCCAGGAACTAAAAAAGCGCCTCAACGAAAAGAG CTATATCCTCTTGATCGACGATATTTGGTCTGCCAAGACATGGGAAAGTATCATAGCGTTTTTGCCTGAAAACAATAAAGCCAGTAAAATAATAGTGACTTCAAGATTTCAAGCTGTTGGTTCCACATGCTCCGCTTCTGGAACTGATCGTTTGCATACAGTTGGTTATCTTACTGATAATGCgtccaaaaaattatttaaaacaagTCTTTTTGAATCAAGAATCAGAAAAGATAGCAAGAAAGTAGATGAGCAACTCCCTGAGgaaatatggaaaatatgtggGGGGTTGCCTTTAGCCATAGTTACAATGGCAGGTCTTGTCGCCTGCAACCCAAGCAAACCAGACTGCGATTGGAGAAAACTTTCCAAATCATTATTTCCAGAAACAGTTACTTCTCTTACCCTGGAAGGGGTTAAAAGGATACTGGATTGTTGTTACAATGATTTGACTGCGGATCTCAAAACTTGCTTATTGTACTTGAGTATATTTCCAAAGGGTTGCAAAATTAGTAGGAAACGTTTGACCCGGCGATGGATTGCTGAAGGTTTTGCCAGTGAAAAGCAGGGGCTAATTGAAGATGGAGTTGCAGAGACATACTTCAATCAGCTCACGATAAGGAACTTAATACGTCCTGTGGAGCACGGCAGCAATGGGAAG ATGACTGCACCAAGCAATAAAGTCCGTCGACTGTCGATGCAAACCAGTGGTTCCAAGCAGGGAAGTTCAACAAAAGGCCTGAACTTGGCTCAAGTGCGGTCACTGACGGTGTTTGGGAACCTGAACCATGTGCCATTCCATTCATTCAACTATGGGATAATACAGATACTAGATCTTGAAGGTTGGAAGGGTTTGAATGAGAGACATATGACAGAGATATGCCAAATGCTTGTACTCAAGTATTTGAGCATCCGACGAACAGAAGTTGCCAAAATTCCCTCCAAGATTCAGAAACTTGAGTACCTGGAAACTCTTGATATAAGGGAGACATATGTCGAGGAGCTGCCTAAGTCAGTAGGCCAACTAAAACGGATCAGTAGCATACTTGGAGGGAACAAAAAAACACAGAAGGGGCTGAGGTTTCCTCAAGAAAAAAGTAAGAAGCAAGTGATAAACCCATCGTCTCAAGGAAACACAAAGGAGCCTGCAAAGAAAGGATTCTTGTCTCAAGAAAAAGGTAAAGGCGCAATGAACGCACTCCGTGTACTGACAGGGATTGAGATTGTTGAGGAACCatcagcagtagcagcaggcCTTCATCAGTTGACAGGGCTAAAGAAGCTTGCCATATACAAGCTTAACATAAGCAAGGATAGTGATACCTTCAGAGAATTACGCTCCTCCATTGAGTACCTTGGCAGCTGCGGTCTGCAGACTTTGGCCATCAATGATGAGAACTCTGATTTTATCAACTCACTGGATGAACTGTCAGCGCCTCCAAGATATCTCGTTGCCCTTGAGCTGTCTGGCAAGCTGAAGAAGCTACCCCAGTGGATCAAAAGAATTACTACTCTCAACAAGTTAACCATATCTGTAACAGTTCTTAGGACTGAAACTTTCAAGACCCTCCACACTTTACATTCACTATTTTCGCTCACCTTTGCACTTAGTGCAGTGAAGCAGGATCAGGACATAATAAAGGACATCATCGAGGATAACAAATTGGAGTCTGATGGGGAAATCGTGGTTCCAGGTGGAGGATTCAAAAGTCTTAAGCTGCTTCGTTTCTTTGCACCTTTTGTACCAAAGCTCAGCTTTTCTGACAAGAATGCAATGCCGGCACTCGAAATCATTGAAATGCAGTTTAAAGACTTTGAAGGTCTATTTGGCATTGAAATCCTTGAAAATCTCCGTGAGGTTCATCTCAAAGTTGGCAATGGGGCAGAGGAAATAACCAAGTTCCTAGTAAATGATTTGAAGAATAATACTGAGAAACCAAAAGTATTTGTTGATGGCATCGTTACTGCATGA
- the LOC102699547 gene encoding probable histone H2A.4, whose translation MEVGAKVPKKAGACGRRGGRPKKKPVSRSFKAGLQFPVSRIGRYLKQGRYSKRIGTGAPVYLATCTLVPPSLCTPVLELAGKWRNNKKNRIIPRHVLLAICNDEELGITI comes from the exons ATGGAGGTGGGAGCGAAGGTGCCCAAGAAGGCCGGCGCCtgtggccgccgcggcggcaggcCAAAGAAGAAGCCGGTGTCCCGCTCCTTCAAGGCCGGGCTCCAGTTCCCCGTCAGCCGTATTGGCCGTTACCTCAAGCAAGGGCGCTACTCCAAGCGCATCGGCACTGGCGCGCCCGTCTACCTCGCCACATGCACGCTCGTGCCCCCATCGCTGTGTACCCCG GTGCTCGAGCTCGCAGGAAAGTGGCgcaacaacaagaagaacCGGATCATCCCACGACATGTGCTGTTGGCAATCTGCAACGACGAGGAGCTCGGTATCACGATATGA
- the LOC102700100 gene encoding chalcone synthase-like, whose amino-acid sequence MGSSGAPELTAQEMSNIACGGRSRRATILGIGTAVPAHVYEQKSFPDYYFEITNSNHLVDLKAKFASICEKTSTEKRHMYISDEWLRANPSVTAYMSTSLNVRQQVAEEGIPRLGAEAARNAISDWGKPASGITHVVFATTSTGCLPSADCVLIKLLGLPPTTKRVMLYQAGCFGGTTALRVSKDIAENNPGARVLVVTSEVMSLVLRGPSESHIGNLVGQAVFGDAAGAVVVGCCPAADERPMFELVRASQDVIPGTEDAVVVKVRQEGVVITMHRDVPLHVSNSVGAIVKSALQEIMPAPAPEMKSDDMFWLLHAGGRGIVDGVEKRLALREEKLAATREVMRQYGNTRSSTVFLAMEEMRRRSDEQGMATAGEGLEWGMLIAFGPGLTLETMLLRALPIVNHANM is encoded by the exons ATGGGATCCTCGGGGGCACCAGAGTTGACAGCACAGGAAATGAGCAATATTGCTTGTGGTGGCCGGAGTCGGAGAGCAACAATTCTGGGAATCGGCACGGCTGTGCCGGCGCATGTGTACGAGCAAAAGTCATTCCCGGATTATTACTTTGAGATAACCAATAGCAATCACTTGgtcgatctaaaagccaagttTGCAAGCATCT gcgaGAAGACATCGACGGAGAAACGACACATGTACATCTCCGACGAGTGGCTGAGGGCGAACCCGTCGGTGACGGCGTACATGTCCACTTCACTCAACGTGCGGCAGCAGGTCGCGGAGGAGGGCATACCTCGCCTCGGCGCGGAGGCAGCGCGCAACGCCATCAGCGACTGGGGAAAGCCGGCGTCGGGCATCACCCACGTCGTCTtcgccaccaccagcaccgGCTGCCTGCCCAGCGCCGACTGCGTCCTCATCAAACTCCTCGGCCTCCCGCCCACCACCAAGCGCGTCATGCTCTACCAGGCCGGCTGCTTCGGCGGCACCACGGCGCTGCGCGTGTCCAAGGATATCGCGGAGAACAACCCCGGCGCCAGGGTCCTCGTCGTCACCTCCGAGGTCATGTCCCTGGTGCTCCGTGGGCCCTCCGAGTCCCACATCGGCAACCTCGTCGGCCAGGCCGTGTTCGGCGacgctgccggcgccgtcgtggtGGGGTGCTGCCCGGCCGCCGACGAGCGCCCCATGTTCGAGCTGGTCCGGGCGTCCCAGGACGTGATACCCGGGACGGAGGACGCCGTGGTGGTGAAGGTGCGTCAGGAAGGGGTGGTGATCACCATGCACCGGGACGTGCCGCTTCACGTCTCCAATTCCGTCGGCGCCATAGTGAAGAGCGCGTTGCAGGAGAtcatgccggcgccggcgccggagatgaAGAGCGACGACATGTTCTGGCTGCTCCACGCCGGCGGCAGGGGTATAGTGGACGGCGTGGAGAAGAGGCTGGCGCTGAGGGAGGAGAagctggcggcgacgagggaggTGATGAGGCAGTACGGCAACACGCGCAGCTCCACCGTGTTCCTGGCGATGGAGGAGATGCGGAGGAGGTCTGACGAGCAGGGGATGGCAACCGCCGGGGAAGGCCTCGAGTGGGGGATGCTCATCGCCTTCGGCCCTGGCCTCACCTTGGAGACTATGCTGCTCCGCGCGCTGCCTATCGTCAACCACGCCAACATGTGA